The sequence below is a genomic window from Uranotaenia lowii strain MFRU-FL chromosome 2, ASM2978415v1, whole genome shotgun sequence.
GCTCAACAGTCTAGGAATaaggatatttgaaattttagagaaCATCACACTCGAAAATTTTCAAGGCAAGCAACAAACATCGACCTTATGCATCGGATGCTCGAATCTTCGGACCCTCTTATAACGAGCCTAAGAAAATCTAAACCAATACCACATTTTCCTTTGTtgccgatgcaaaaaaaaaccttgatttagaacaatcagaagaagaagatcatgaatataaattttaatatttcattctaATTTACTCTCTTACACAACtatttaaccaaaaataaaactttataaataaagaaaaaactttaaagatagCCATGAATATTAAAGGTTACAAAATCATGAATCTATGCCACTTTCGTGTTAAAAgggcaacattttttaaagatgtgtGTTGATAAAATACGCAAAATGACCATTATTTCGAATCTACCTTCTTTCATATAAATGATTTACTAACTATAATGGAACTAACGCTTCTAGACAGGGCCAACTCGTCCATCTTAACAAATTAAGAACCGTCGTCTTCACTTGTCAACGGtaggaaaagaagaaaaaaaaaagaagatttcatcCTTCCTTTTGCTAAAAAGCAAGAGTTTGCCAGGctggcttaacaaaaacttcaaaactaccatctttcagataaatgattttagtagaaaacctgatacatacaaatgaaattatatgttcaATAAAGCTCaagaatgtgcctttcaaatgcatataattttgttttcataagtttgcaacttttagagatatggatcaatgaaaatatgcaatttagaaacgtaattacacaaaaagtaccatttaacgtcaagatagaaacttgacatcttcaatgaagttgtgcacttttacaattgttacaactctctcatataaagtaagactcgaaagtcgctttgaaaaaagttaaacgaaaatttcgtgttttgaggttagtttttataaaaatgtttataaatctgttgttttgagagatagagcttcaaagtgatttacaaagttttttaaaactgtattgtctacaagttttccgaacacatcattttgattggatgataaattcaaaaaataaaaaaaatatctcacttttaggtggatcgatgagaaaaataataatggcaaaatatgcgcaattaaaaataatgaaacattgtagaacatgttattaagctattttgacatctaaggcatcaaaaagcccatgatcacgtttttcgagttttaaaccactgtgcggaggcgagaaaattttgcgacatgtttgttaacacttatttaaaaacACCTTTTTGAAGATTGAACTgagaaattttacttgaaaaaaatctccatggggggggggggggttaaacccctaaaacccccccgttcgcacggccttggttgTGATATTGAACTACATGACTTGTTCGAATTGTATACATCGCTTTGATGTAAAATTTCTGCGAAAATCTTAAACAATACATCATCTCCAGAaattaggggaaaagttcatataacgccccatgtgactaatacgcgccacccttgttttgaagaatctgaagcattttaagcctgcaaaatattaccaatttgttctaaatgctgtgattggtcatggcaagtatgaatttttccttaaaatgctcctgtgtcgtgataatttcacaatttgaatttttcttcatttcgatctaaattttaaaacactttcaataaggtgtcaccaagcagagaaaaacgaataagacaatattttctgacacatcgatagaggagaatctaaactacgatttaatgctaaaaaattataccgacctcgctatggtatgctttttatgggtatgttttatcacggcccatgcgctcgttataacgcgccaatcgtagtaggctgaaaatagcattaatttttcaaaaaggccaattttcattgaaaatgaacaaaaagtctaaaaccttattttgagcgttaattcagcccaaaaaacctacttttatttttttttttaattttgattagtccattttgattttattttcattcaaagtgtctgtaagtattggtgtgttttcggtcttcggctgctttcgggtgtgttcggctgctaggcgcgtattgaatacacggcggcgcgtatttgcaacacagttttgttctgtggctttgaataaggtttttaaaaatcaagtttttgaagcaactatagcaatttgagtaataaaaaatcataggcatttgtaggaaactattttcttcaacgattgcacccattttcaacacaatttttacggggaatacatagaaaatcagcgattcgcttaggtggcgcatgatagggcatgttcccctacatcGGTCGTGCCTACATTTTTTGCTGCGTATTTCAAAGGCCTAGGATAACCCAATTGTTTCAATGCCAAATcaaataggggaacatgccctattacgCGCctcctaagcgaatcgctggttttctatgtattccacgtacatattgtgttaaaaatgggtgtaatcgttgaagaaaagtgttttctacaaatgcctatgattttttattactcaaattgctttagttgcttcaaaaacttgagttttaaaaaccatattcaaagccacagaacaaaactgtgttgcaaatacgcgccgctgtgtattcaatacgcgcctagcagccgaacacacccgaaagcagccgaagaccgaaaacacaccaatacttacagacactttgactgaaaagaaaatcaaaatggactaatcaaaatttaaaaaaaatgaaaagtagattttttgggctgaattaacgctcaaaatatggttttagactctttgttcattttcaatgaaaattggcctttttgaaaaattaatgctattttcagcctactacgattggcgcgttataacgagcgcatgggccgtgatagaacatacccataaaaagcataccttagcgagttcagtatgatttttagcataaaatcatactttagattctcctctatcgatatgtcagaaaatattgtcttattcgtttttctctgcttggtgacaccttaatcgaagtgttttaaaatttagatcgaaatgaagacaaacaaaaattgtgaaattatcacgacacaggggcattttaaggaaaaattcatacttgccatgaccaatcacagcatttaaaacaaattggtaatattttgcaagcttaaaatgtttcagattcttcataacaaaggtggcgcgtattagccacatggggcgttatatgaacttttcccctatttgACACTTTCTTTCCTCCAACCAGTCATTATTGttaagagttttgaattttttagtaTATTAATTTCGATGTTTGAAACATGAAGTGCGCTTATAAGAATTTTCACCTCTGTACATGTAACAGCTTCACAACTAAAAATAAAGACACCAACTAACCCACTACTaaatcacccactaaaaaatattttcgaatcaaCATGTTTCGATTATTTATCTGATAACTATATCGCTCCGAAACTAGATCAAAGAGCGTTTGGAGTTCAGGAAGAGAGCAAGTTTAATTACCCGCAAAAAGTGGAACCAGTTtagtgaccaaaaaaaaaaaaatatccagttTGTcagcatcaattttttttttgctttgttcaACAGAGTACTCTCCTGGGGGTGTGTCAAAAAAGTGAATGTTATCTTTAAGTACTCAATCGGTCGGTTGGAAGAACTAAGTTGGGATATAAAAAGGCGTCATAGATGTTCCAAAATCAATCCAAACTTCAAGTTCAAACCCATCACAGCCAACAACCCAAATCAGCAATCATGAAggtaagttttaattttttcaaaaatcttgaaactttttggaagattcaaaaaatgttttttttttaaattccagtgCATCGCAGCTGTAGTCATGATGGCCGTTGCCGTCGCTGCCAACGCTCATTACGTTCCATCGGTCTACACCCACCAAGTGGCCGTTGCTCCGGTTGTGACCTATGCTGCCCACCATGCCCATGGACCAACCGTTGTCCAGTCCAATGACCAGCACCATGGATGGGTCCACCACCAGGCTCCAGTTGTTGCCTACAGCAGCGGACACTGGGATCACCACAATGTCCACCACCATCAGGTCCCAGCTGCCGTCAACGTTGTCCCAGTTGCCTACAACAACCACTGGGCCGGTCATCATGCCCATGCCGTGGCCGTTGCTCCAGTTCACCACCAGGAGGCCACCTATGTTGCCGCCAACCGTGGAGCTGTCCACAAGGCCCCTCTAGCTGGACACATCGTCAACCAGAAGTCCCTGAACCTGGCCGCTGCCCCAGGAACTTTGTAAACGGAGCCCTACTAGTCAATATTACCTGGAAATGTGTGATTGTGTGTATGAAGCTTATTGTCGacagtaaataaattttattatttcaaatcaagcattggtcTGTAATTTGTATATAAGGGTGGCAGCCAAGCCCCTGGAAATGTATTTTGAAGATAACACcaaatctcgacgtttcatgtaTTTCTAAGTCAACAATCAAATCTCAATATTTACGAtttcctttggtgatttttaaggGTCAATAAACCGAAACTCTGGTTGCTTTGAGACACCCTTAAATGAGGTAGGATTATcctaaaattttgcacaggtcagttttttgaatcaatctacaaaatgtaaatgttcgattttaaaaattcgatcattggaattttgtttatcaccgcGCCGAAAAGCGATTTTGTTTTCCGATTGGCCAAATCGCGTATTGATGATCGCTGATGATACAAGCAATCGCTAGGGGCAATCGCTGTATGTCGTTACTTCGTTGAGATAGTGATTTTGGTTTGATCTTCTTTGATTTGTTTAcctagtggtgaaaatttcgtCAGGAAtggtacctacctacctaagggtccggcgccgattgaccgacccATAGGGTTCAAATacaagatctccactgctggcgatccgga
It includes:
- the LOC129745084 gene encoding adult cuticle protein 1-like, with translation MFQNQSKLQVQTHHSQQPKSAIMKCIAAVVMMAVAVAANAHYVPSVYTHQVAVAPVVTYAAHHAHGPTVVQSNDQHHGWVHHQAPVVAYSSGHWDHHNVHHHQVPAAVNVVPVAYNNHWAGHHAHAVAVAPVHHQEATYVAANRGAVHKAPLAGHIVNQKSLNLAAAPGTL